A stretch of Blautia liquoris DNA encodes these proteins:
- a CDS encoding CpaF family protein, with protein sequence MLSHKDEFQEQLLAQMDMTKEYEDKEVLSLIDDMILNESRQNPMTLDEKDRLRRELFDSIRKLDILSELLENDEITEIMVNGFQNIFIEKEGKIQKYGHQFSSPERLDDVIQQIVGQCNRVVNEQTPIVDARLDNGSRVSIVLKPVALNGPILSIRRFPDSPITMLDLIQNNSITRDAARFLQKLVISGYSIMIGGGTSSGKTTFLNALSNFIPSSERVVTIEDNAELQIQNVDNLVRLECRAGTMNESLTITMDDLIKSALRMRPNRVIVGEIRGPEARSYISSLNLGHDGSMATAHANSAAEMITRLETMVLMGMELPLFVVRRQIASGIDILIHLGRDKDGHRQVEEITEVLDLQKEDVRLQTLYDRKDGELKRRNDLRNTQKLERSGYETKI encoded by the coding sequence ATGTTAAGTCACAAGGATGAGTTCCAAGAACAGCTCTTGGCACAGATGGACATGACAAAAGAATATGAGGATAAAGAGGTTCTGTCTCTGATCGATGATATGATCCTAAATGAGAGCAGACAAAACCCGATGACTCTCGATGAGAAAGATCGTCTTCGCAGAGAGCTGTTTGATTCTATTCGAAAACTGGATATACTCTCTGAACTGCTGGAAAACGATGAAATCACAGAAATTATGGTGAATGGATTTCAAAATATCTTTATAGAAAAAGAAGGAAAAATCCAAAAATATGGTCATCAATTTTCTTCACCCGAAAGATTGGACGATGTGATACAGCAGATTGTAGGACAGTGCAACAGGGTTGTCAACGAGCAGACTCCTATTGTTGATGCCAGACTTGACAATGGCTCAAGAGTAAGTATCGTATTAAAGCCTGTTGCCTTAAACGGCCCAATTCTGAGCATTCGCCGGTTTCCTGATTCACCCATTACTATGCTTGACCTGATACAAAACAACAGCATTACACGGGATGCCGCACGTTTTCTACAGAAACTTGTCATCTCCGGTTACTCCATTATGATCGGCGGCGGAACATCTTCAGGAAAGACCACTTTTTTAAACGCTCTTTCCAACTTCATCCCCTCTTCTGAAAGGGTTGTGACAATTGAAGACAATGCAGAACTTCAGATACAAAATGTCGATAACCTGGTACGCCTCGAATGCAGAGCCGGCACTATGAATGAATCACTAACAATCACCATGGATGACTTAATTAAGTCTGCTCTTAGAATGCGTCCGAATCGCGTTATTGTGGGTGAAATCAGGGGCCCTGAGGCAAGATCCTATATAAGTTCTCTGAACCTGGGACACGATGGAAGCATGGCAACTGCTCACGCGAATTCAGCCGCAGAGATGATCACCCGTCTCGAGACTATGGTGCTTATGGGCATGGAACTCCCTCTTTTTGTCGTTCGTCGTCAGATCGCCTCAGGTATTGATATTCTAATCCATCTGGGGCGTGATAAAGATGGACACCGCCAGGTTGAAGAGATTACAGAGGTTCTGGATCTTCAGAAAGAGGATGTCAGACTCCAGACTCTCTACGACAGGAAAGATGGAGAACTGAAAAGGAGAAATGATTTGCGAAACACACAAAAACTGGAAAGGTCGGGCTATGAAACAAAAATATGA
- a CDS encoding P-loop NTPase family protein has product MNRPKSIFAVCDLEVEYAYNFMEYLNNKKSIPFEIQAFTSPEVLCDYAREHPIEILLISGKAMNDMVKQLDVGMLIILSEGVHNPGLDHYPSVYKYQSSDGMLREIMSYYGADKTPHSQTQVLKRQTRVIGVYSPIGRTQKTSFALTLGQILAKSQAVLYLNLENFSGFDQLLEQRFEHTLSDLLYFIRQENMNLSYKMASMTESLQNLDFIPPALSPMDIQCTTYEEWTSLLEMIIKETRYEIVILDLGDGVQNLFQILEACDQIYVPIRNDVISAAKITQFEYLLNVWGHTHLMERIRKLKLPFHAASHSGKAYFENLVWSELGDYVREVLRKEDSC; this is encoded by the coding sequence TTGAACAGACCCAAAAGCATATTCGCCGTATGTGATCTGGAGGTAGAGTATGCGTACAATTTCATGGAATATCTAAACAATAAAAAGAGTATCCCATTTGAAATCCAGGCATTTACCAGTCCGGAGGTTCTTTGTGACTACGCGAGAGAACATCCCATTGAGATCCTTCTGATTTCAGGAAAAGCCATGAATGACATGGTCAAACAGTTAGACGTAGGGATGCTGATTATTCTTTCTGAGGGTGTTCATAACCCAGGTCTCGATCACTATCCCAGTGTCTACAAGTATCAGTCTTCCGACGGCATGCTGCGTGAAATCATGAGTTATTACGGTGCTGATAAAACACCTCATAGCCAAACACAAGTACTAAAACGGCAGACCCGTGTAATCGGAGTCTATTCACCAATAGGAAGAACCCAAAAAACTTCATTTGCACTGACGCTGGGTCAGATACTGGCCAAAAGCCAAGCTGTACTCTATCTGAATCTTGAGAACTTTTCCGGTTTTGACCAGCTGCTTGAACAAAGATTTGAACATACCTTAAGTGATCTTCTCTATTTCATCCGTCAAGAGAACATGAACCTTTCATATAAAATGGCGAGTATGACAGAGAGTCTGCAAAACCTGGACTTCATTCCTCCGGCGCTCTCTCCGATGGATATTCAGTGCACCACTTACGAGGAATGGACCAGCCTTCTGGAAATGATTATAAAAGAAACACGTTATGAGATTGTGATCCTTGATCTGGGTGACGGTGTACAAAACCTATTCCAAATTTTGGAAGCCTGCGATCAAATCTATGTTCCGATTAGAAATGATGTTATTTCTGCTGCCAAAATTACTCAATTCGAGTATCTTCTAAATGTCTGGGGACACACACATCTTATGGAGCGCATCAGAAAGCTGAAACTTCCGTTCCATGCAGCCAGTCACAGCGGAAAGGCTTACTTTGAAAATTTAGTCTGGAGTGAACTCGGAGATTATGTCCGCGAAGTACTAAGAAAGGAGGATTCATGTTAA
- a CDS encoding prepilin peptidase: MIHCLFWKQSSAHSLQFHYLNFNFGGDRHGKVLVLIFTVISVSMDFKSEKISNTWILAGWCIGLIFQIKTGGITQVLTFICGALLPVALLFLLFLMRMLGAGDIKLLSVLGGYMGPGGIFTCTLCSFVCGAVISLFILIYHHIFFRRLLYFFNYFNRCITKKKRISYRCPGRRRPEHIHFSAAILISILLWIGGIYS, from the coding sequence TTGATTCATTGTCTTTTCTGGAAACAGTCATCAGCACACTCGCTGCAATTTCATTATTTAAACTTTAACTTCGGAGGTGATAGACATGGAAAAGTATTAGTTCTCATCTTTACAGTCATATCTGTTTCTATGGATTTTAAATCAGAAAAAATCTCAAACACATGGATTCTTGCAGGATGGTGCATCGGACTGATCTTTCAGATAAAAACTGGTGGAATCACACAAGTACTCACATTTATATGTGGAGCCCTGCTGCCTGTTGCCCTTTTGTTTCTTCTGTTCCTGATGCGTATGCTGGGAGCCGGTGACATAAAACTACTTTCCGTACTGGGTGGCTACATGGGGCCTGGTGGAATCTTTACCTGCACGTTATGTTCCTTTGTCTGCGGTGCTGTCATTTCTTTATTTATTCTTATTTATCATCATATTTTTTTCAGACGTCTTTTGTACTTCTTCAATTATTTCAATCGCTGTATCACAAAGAAAAAACGAATATCCTATCGCTGCCCTGGCCGGAGACGTCCTGAGCACATTCATTTTTCTGCGGCAATACTGATCAGCATTCTTCTATGGATTGGAGGTATCTATTCTTGA
- a CDS encoding rhomboid family intramembrane serine protease: MREERYNEDIIDEMRKNPASIVNLIIIGVNILMFILVEVTGSSSDAEHMIEWGAAYTPLIKQGQYYRLLTCMFLHFGAEHLFNNMFLLFFMGYYLEQYVGKIWYLIIYLGGGLSGSILSWIFEEIRRENVISAGASGAIFSVLGALVIIVWHYRGQKRNLSLRRLVAMIALSVYVGFSSSGVDNLAHVGGLFGGALLSVVLIHFKRLEKLK; encoded by the coding sequence ATGAGAGAAGAAAGATATAATGAGGATATTATCGATGAAATGCGAAAGAACCCTGCAAGTATTGTCAACTTAATCATTATAGGGGTGAACATCCTGATGTTTATCCTGGTGGAGGTTACTGGAAGTTCATCAGATGCAGAGCACATGATTGAATGGGGAGCTGCCTACACTCCATTGATTAAACAGGGACAATATTATCGCTTGTTGACTTGTATGTTTCTACATTTTGGAGCGGAGCATCTGTTTAATAACATGTTTTTGCTTTTTTTTATGGGATACTATCTGGAACAATATGTCGGAAAGATCTGGTATCTGATTATTTATCTGGGAGGGGGACTGTCAGGAAGCATCTTATCGTGGATTTTTGAAGAAATCAGAAGGGAAAATGTGATATCGGCCGGTGCATCAGGTGCTATATTTTCGGTGCTTGGAGCCCTTGTGATCATAGTCTGGCACTACAGGGGTCAGAAAAGGAATCTGAGTCTGCGTCGATTGGTTGCAATGATTGCATTATCTGTGTATGTAGGATTCAGTTCTTCCGGTGTAGATAATCTGGCCCATGTAGGCGGACTATTTGGAGGAGCTCTTTTATCAGTAGTACTGATTCACTTTAAGAGATTGGAAAAATTAAAGTGA
- a CDS encoding sensor histidine kinase: MKNEEYNYTLSKFSHEVRNPVTLINSFLQLMVQEHPEITTYNFYDKIEENMTILRRLLDELTDYNHAKNLYEEEVNLYLFLTDLTDSAREMLKEKGISLILQKESAIPRIKLDPVKMNQLFTNLIRNAQEAISHENGKIVIHISCDGNNVEVKIEDNGCGIKKELSDTIFDPFVTYKKDGTGLGLAICKEIAEAHNGSISVTSIPDEGTQFTLIFPIS, encoded by the coding sequence ATGAAAAATGAAGAATATAATTACACGTTGTCAAAGTTTTCCCATGAGGTAAGAAACCCCGTAACCTTAATCAACAGCTTTCTTCAGCTGATGGTACAGGAACACCCGGAGATAACTACCTACAACTTTTATGACAAAATCGAAGAAAATATGACAATTCTTCGAAGACTGCTGGATGAGCTGACAGACTACAACCATGCTAAAAACCTTTATGAAGAAGAGGTCAATCTTTACCTGTTTTTAACTGACCTCACCGATTCAGCTAGGGAAATGCTGAAAGAAAAAGGGATCAGTCTCATCCTTCAGAAGGAATCTGCGATTCCAAGAATTAAACTGGATCCGGTCAAGATGAACCAATTATTCACAAACCTGATCCGAAATGCCCAAGAGGCCATCTCTCACGAAAACGGCAAGATAGTCATCCATATATCCTGCGATGGAAACAATGTAGAAGTTAAAATCGAAGATAATGGATGTGGCATCAAAAAAGAGCTGTCAGATACGATCTTTGACCCATTCGTGACTTACAAAAAAGACGGTACAGGCCTCGGCCTTGCGATCTGCAAAGAAATCGCAGAGGCTCATAACGGATCCATATCCGTAACATCAATACCAGATGAGGGAACTCAGTTCACTTTAATTTTTCCAATCTCTTAA
- a CDS encoding HIT family protein, with protein MDCVFCKIAEGEIPSATIYEDKDFRVVLDIGPASFGHALVLPKRHYANIYELPEEIVSSAFVLAKKTAVAIKEGLHADGMNILQNNGEQAGQSVFHFHIHVIPRYQGDQVGLVWTPGNLDENDKKEIIQKVRQFM; from the coding sequence ATGGATTGCGTTTTTTGTAAAATTGCAGAAGGTGAGATTCCTTCGGCTACAATTTATGAAGACAAGGATTTCCGAGTGGTGCTGGACATAGGCCCTGCATCTTTTGGACACGCGTTAGTATTGCCGAAGAGGCATTATGCCAATATTTATGAACTGCCAGAGGAAATTGTTTCCAGTGCATTTGTTTTGGCAAAAAAAACAGCGGTGGCCATAAAAGAGGGGTTACATGCAGATGGCATGAATATTCTTCAGAATAATGGGGAACAGGCGGGACAAAGTGTTTTTCATTTTCATATTCATGTAATTCCCAGGTATCAGGGGGATCAGGTGGGGCTGGTATGGACTCCGGGCAATCTGGATGAAAACGATAAGAAAGAGATCATCCAGAAAGTCAGACAGTTCATGTAA
- a CDS encoding RNA polymerase sigma factor → MKTIRKRSSRKSDSSCNQQEINMDGMDFGEIYEKYYCLVVKIAYDIIGDFYLAQDITQDVYASLYEKIDQIDIDRVKGWLITCASHKAIDYKRKKYYNREVMGDHFFPEPDSISTECVFIRREMWGQVFAELYEKNRQWFFLIMCMDIAGEKPEEVAKVLGITLNNLRVRHHRAKEWVRKRYEKD, encoded by the coding sequence ATGAAAACGATAAGAAAGAGATCATCCAGAAAGTCAGACAGTTCATGTAATCAACAGGAAATAAATATGGACGGCATGGATTTTGGAGAAATTTACGAAAAATACTACTGTCTTGTGGTTAAAATTGCTTACGATATCATAGGGGATTTTTACCTTGCTCAGGATATTACTCAGGATGTATATGCATCACTTTATGAAAAAATAGATCAGATTGACATAGATAGGGTCAAGGGATGGCTGATTACGTGTGCATCACACAAGGCAATCGACTATAAGAGAAAAAAATATTATAACAGAGAAGTCATGGGAGATCACTTTTTCCCGGAACCAGATTCTATATCCACGGAATGTGTTTTTATAAGGAGGGAGATGTGGGGACAGGTTTTTGCAGAATTGTATGAGAAAAACAGACAATGGTTTTTTTTGATTATGTGTATGGATATTGCCGGTGAGAAGCCTGAAGAGGTTGCAAAAGTGCTGGGTATCACTTTGAACAACTTAAGAGTCAGGCATCACCGCGCAAAAGAGTGGGTACGCAAAAGATATGAAAAAGATTAG
- a CDS encoding undecaprenyldiphospho-muramoylpentapeptide beta-N-acetylglucosaminyltransferase, whose protein sequence is MKHIVLTGGGTAGHVTPNIALLPSLIEAGYKISYIGSYDGIEKTLIEEQDIPYYGISSGKLRRYFDIKNFSDPFRVLKGFREARKLLRELSPDIIFSKGGFVSVPVVLAARRLKIPVIIHESDMTPGLANKLCVSSAAMICCNFPETLNNVPSKKAIVTGTPIRRELLLGNKLRALNFCNFTANKPVLMVIGGSLGAAAINNAVRNILPDLLKEFQVIHLCGKGKTDPALEDMEGYVQYEYIKKELPDMFALADLVISRAGANAICEISALAKPNLLIPLPASASRGDQILNAQSFEKQGYSIVMEEESITPEKLLQAVHQLYNKKEQYISAMKNSSHSDSIHVIIDVIENMVKA, encoded by the coding sequence ATGAAACATATTGTTCTGACAGGCGGAGGAACAGCCGGACATGTAACACCTAATATCGCCTTACTCCCCTCTTTAATAGAGGCCGGTTATAAGATTTCCTATATTGGATCCTATGACGGAATAGAGAAAACATTAATTGAAGAACAGGATATTCCCTATTATGGTATCTCATCGGGGAAATTACGTCGTTATTTTGATATAAAAAATTTCAGCGATCCGTTCCGCGTCTTAAAGGGCTTCCGTGAAGCCAGAAAACTTCTGAGAGAATTGTCCCCCGATATCATATTTTCAAAAGGAGGATTCGTCTCTGTACCTGTCGTTCTCGCTGCCAGGAGGTTAAAGATACCTGTCATAATACATGAATCTGACATGACCCCCGGTCTGGCAAATAAATTGTGTGTTTCGTCAGCTGCCATGATCTGTTGTAATTTCCCCGAAACCCTTAATAATGTTCCGTCAAAAAAGGCCATTGTTACAGGAACACCGATCCGCAGGGAATTGCTTTTGGGCAATAAGTTAAGAGCTCTTAACTTCTGTAATTTCACAGCCAATAAACCGGTTCTCATGGTTATCGGCGGAAGCCTGGGTGCCGCTGCCATCAACAATGCTGTTCGAAACATACTTCCCGATCTTCTGAAAGAATTTCAAGTTATTCATCTGTGCGGGAAAGGCAAAACCGATCCCGCTTTAGAGGATATGGAAGGATATGTTCAGTATGAATATATAAAAAAAGAACTCCCGGATATGTTTGCACTTGCTGATCTTGTCATCTCCCGTGCCGGTGCGAATGCAATCTGCGAAATCAGTGCACTGGCAAAACCAAATTTGCTGATTCCTTTGCCTGCAAGTGCCAGCAGAGGGGATCAGATATTGAATGCGCAGTCTTTTGAAAAGCAGGGTTACAGTATCGTTATGGAAGAGGAATCGATCACCCCCGAAAAACTGCTTCAGGCAGTTCATCAATTATATAACAAGAAAGAACAGTATATCAGCGCCATGAAAAACAGCAGCCATAGTGACTCTATTCATGTGATCATTGACGTGATTGAAAACATGGTAAAAGCTTAA
- a CDS encoding MBL fold metallo-hydrolase RNA specificity domain-containing protein: protein MLITFLGAAHEVTGSCYYLEACRKRFLVDCGMEQGPNIFENKPLPIPASELDFVLLTHAHIDHSGNLPALYAKGFRGPVYATAATRNLCDIMLRDSAHIQMSEAEWRNRKNKRQGKEEYIPPYTLQDAIGLIENIRGFPYNRVIDVEEGIKIRFTDAGHLLGSASIELWLTEDTVTKKIVFSGDIGNLNQPLLKDPVYVKQADYVVMESTYGNRSHQRVTDYVTALAGVFQETFAKGGNVVIPSFAVGRTQEMLFFIRQMKEQRLVTVFPDFEVYVDSPLAVEATHIFHESDISCFDEETSELIRKGINPISFPGLRLSITAGESKNINFDSKPKVIISASGMCDAGRVKHHLKHNLWRKESTILFVGYQSVGTPGRALTEGAKSIRLFGEPVQVNAKIQVLPGTSGHADQEGLMRWASSFENRPDHVFVTHGEDQVTEFFRERLSRELQYDAMAPYSGTIYDLRENKIVETPVPVRLERSKKSAKKNSVYERLKAAGERLLGVIRRNEGGANKDLSKFADQINSLCDKWDR, encoded by the coding sequence ATGTTAATTACTTTTTTAGGTGCAGCACATGAAGTGACCGGAAGTTGTTATTATCTTGAAGCTTGCCGGAAACGATTCCTGGTTGATTGTGGAATGGAGCAAGGACCCAATATCTTTGAGAATAAGCCGCTGCCGATTCCTGCATCAGAACTTGATTTTGTTTTATTAACTCATGCACATATTGATCACTCCGGAAATCTTCCGGCACTCTATGCAAAAGGTTTCCGGGGACCGGTCTATGCTACGGCGGCGACCAGAAATCTCTGCGATATCATGCTTCGTGACAGTGCACACATACAAATGTCTGAGGCTGAATGGAGAAACAGAAAAAATAAAAGACAGGGAAAAGAAGAATATATTCCTCCTTACACCCTGCAAGATGCCATAGGGTTGATTGAAAATATAAGAGGATTTCCCTATAATCGAGTCATCGATGTAGAAGAGGGAATAAAGATTCGTTTTACAGATGCGGGTCATCTGCTGGGATCGGCTAGCATTGAACTTTGGCTCACGGAAGATACGGTGACGAAGAAGATTGTTTTTTCCGGAGATATTGGGAATCTGAATCAGCCGCTGCTTAAAGATCCTGTTTATGTTAAACAGGCGGATTATGTTGTTATGGAATCAACATATGGTAACAGAAGTCATCAGCGGGTAACGGATTATGTAACAGCACTGGCCGGGGTCTTTCAGGAAACCTTTGCAAAAGGCGGAAATGTTGTTATCCCTTCTTTTGCGGTTGGAAGAACCCAGGAGATGCTTTTTTTCATCCGTCAGATGAAAGAGCAGAGACTGGTCACAGTATTTCCCGATTTTGAGGTTTATGTGGACAGTCCCCTTGCAGTTGAAGCTACACATATCTTCCATGAATCGGACATCAGCTGCTTTGATGAAGAGACATCTGAATTGATCAGAAAAGGAATTAACCCGATTAGTTTTCCCGGCCTGCGTCTTTCCATCACTGCAGGGGAATCAAAGAACATCAATTTTGATTCCAAACCTAAGGTAATTATATCTGCAAGCGGTATGTGTGATGCCGGTCGTGTGAAACATCACCTGAAACATAACCTCTGGAGAAAAGAGAGCACGATATTGTTCGTGGGTTATCAGTCAGTGGGAACGCCCGGAAGGGCACTGACAGAAGGAGCAAAAAGTATCCGCCTTTTTGGGGAGCCGGTTCAGGTGAATGCGAAGATTCAGGTACTGCCCGGAACAAGTGGTCATGCCGATCAGGAAGGACTTATGAGATGGGCGTCCTCTTTCGAAAACAGGCCGGATCATGTATTTGTTACGCACGGAGAGGATCAGGTTACCGAATTTTTCCGGGAGAGACTTTCACGTGAACTTCAATATGATGCGATGGCACCTTATAGTGGTACCATTTATGACTTGAGGGAAAACAAGATTGTAGAGACACCGGTGCCTGTTCGTCTGGAAAGATCGAAGAAAAGTGCGAAGAAGAACTCCGTGTATGAAAGACTTAAAGCTGCAGGGGAAAGGCTTCTTGGCGTCATCCGCCGAAATGAAGGCGGAGCTAATAAAGATCTGTCTAAATTCGCCGATCAAATTAACAGTCTTTGTGATAAATGGGACAGATAA
- a CDS encoding TIGR03905 family TSCPD domain-containing protein produces the protein MVYKTHGTCSKEITFDLTGGKVRNVTFTGGCNGNLKGICSLVDGMDVKTAIEKLEGIQCGTKHTSCPDQLAQALKQAI, from the coding sequence ATGGTATATAAGACACATGGAACCTGCAGCAAAGAAATCACCTTCGACCTTACAGGCGGCAAAGTAAGAAATGTCACATTCACCGGAGGATGTAACGGAAATTTAAAAGGGATCTGTTCTCTGGTAGATGGCATGGATGTAAAAACAGCTATTGAAAAGTTAGAAGGAATTCAGTGCGGAACGAAGCATACATCCTGTCCTGACCAACTGGCACAGGCATTAAAGCAGGCAATCTAA
- a CDS encoding 5'-methylthioadenosine/adenosylhomocysteine nucleosidase has protein sequence MNVIGIIGAMEEEVVRLKEHMTEVKVGTKASMEFNRGRLNGKNVVVVRSGIGKVNAGICTQILADDYNVDAVINTGIAGSLKKEINIGDIVVSTDALQHDMDATNFGYPKGQIPRLAVLSFPADDKLIEAACDACREVNPEISVFKGRVVSGDQFVADKELKERIIHDFDGFCTEMEGAAIAQAAYLNRIPYLVIRAISDKADDSASMDYPTFEREAIEHCVKLVENMVKRL, from the coding sequence ATGAATGTAATTGGTATTATTGGGGCAATGGAAGAAGAGGTTGTCAGATTAAAAGAGCATATGACAGAGGTAAAGGTAGGGACGAAGGCCTCTATGGAATTCAACAGAGGAAGACTAAATGGAAAGAATGTTGTGGTTGTCAGATCTGGAATTGGAAAAGTAAATGCCGGTATCTGCACGCAGATTCTGGCTGATGATTATAATGTAGATGCAGTGATTAATACGGGAATAGCTGGGTCTTTGAAAAAAGAAATCAATATCGGGGATATCGTGGTGTCAACGGATGCACTCCAGCATGATATGGATGCAACAAATTTTGGATATCCCAAAGGACAGATTCCAAGACTTGCTGTTTTATCATTTCCGGCGGATGATAAGCTGATTGAGGCTGCCTGTGATGCCTGCAGGGAGGTGAATCCTGAGATCTCTGTATTCAAAGGCAGAGTGGTAAGTGGAGATCAGTTTGTCGCCGACAAAGAATTGAAAGAGCGCATTATTCATGATTTTGACGGTTTCTGTACGGAGATGGAAGGAGCGGCTATTGCACAGGCGGCATATCTTAACAGGATTCCATACCTGGTTATAAGAGCGATCTCCGATAAAGCTGACGACAGTGCTTCCATGGATTATCCAACATTCGAGCGGGAAGC